The Pogoniulus pusillus isolate bPogPus1 chromosome 30, bPogPus1.pri, whole genome shotgun sequence genomic interval AACAACTGAGTTTAGGCTACAACCCCCAGTGACCAAATGTACACACATGCTGCCAAAAACACTCAAATAGAAAATCTGATCTCAAGATGTAGTCAAAGTACTTAGGTGCTCACAATCTACTGAAATACAGTGTTACATTTTCACATGGGGCAGAATTTATGTCCTCAAAATGATGGTAACCAAACCTTGCATGGTGTTGGATACTGTACCTTTTCGTTGTAGTTGATGGCAATAACATCCCCAGTAGTGAGACAAGCAAAGTTTCTCAATGCATTTTCTAATCTTTGAAGAGTGTTAAGATGAAACATTTGTTTTCAATGTAAGAACATAGCTTTAAAGTTACTATGTTATACAATTCTGATCCTTGGTCTGTTACTTGAATCACTCACCAGTACTGTAGATAGACAAGAATCATGCTTCTTCACCTCAGCCTACACTTGGTGCCAACGTTCAGCAACAACTCTACACATAAGCTGTCCATCCTTTTTTGTTTTAGGAgaagcaatcatagaatggtttaggttgaaagtgatctcaaagctcatccagttccaattccctgccatacgcaaggacatctcccactagaacaggtcactcaaggcctcatccaacctgtacttgaacacctccagggaggaagcagccacaacctccccaggcaacctgtgccaatgtctcaccaacctcactgtaaagaacccttttctaacatctagtttaaatctcccctcttccagtttaaactcattaccccttgtgctgtcattacaagaccctgtaaatagtccctcctcagccttcctgtagcccccttcagatactgcaaggccactataaggtctcctcaaagccttctcttctccaactgAAGAGACCCAGcactcatagcctgtcctcacagcagagctgctgcagccctctgatcatcttcatggccctcctctggactcgcttcAACAGTTCAatgtgtctttcttgtgttaggggctccagaactgcacacagtactccaggtactGGGAAAGTATGAGCCACACCTGATAATCTAGTTCTGCTTCATCATTCCAGATTGTGAGGTTCCATAGGAAGGATACACAGCTTTGGGATTGGTGATGTCAAGAAAATCAGGACTCTGTGGCTGAAACTTTGAGTAAGTAGCAACTTGAAGATTAACACTCTCCACCTGAACCAGTCCTCCCTCTTCCAAAAGCAAGTTCTGCATCATCTGCAAGGATGAAAACAAAGACACAAGCTGCTATCTCTGTGGCTGCTTTTTAAAATTCTCTTTCCTTGCATATACTTATTTCCACTGGGACCAGTTTATGATGGTTCAGTTTCAGGCAGAACAGTCAGGTGCATCTTAAAAAGCAGTCTGCTTTGCTTAAACTCTCATGGAGTAAAACCTGAGCTGTGACTAAAAGCTGTTGTAGAAACCACAACACCAGGAAAGACATGCAGTTTCAGGGAACATTCTGCCTCTTCACTATTAAACTGGCAGCTCACTAATCCTACTTTTCAGGTTTGGACAGTTCAACTTGAGACAACTCACCCAGTGTGGAAGGTAACAGATGCCCTCGTCGGCAACAAACTCGAGCACTCCGCAGTGTGTCATTCGGTCTGAATTTTTATTGGTCAGCTTGAACAGCATTGGATAAGTAATATTGAGTCGGCCTGgtgagaaagcagaaaagcatTTTGGTAGAAGCCACTCACATTTCTGGAGCTTTCAGAGATTGAATATTAGCAAGAGAATGAGCCAGACTGTAGGAGAGGATTCTGCTCACACCACTATTCTAATTGCTCGAAACTACAAATCCAGATATGCAAATAAAGTGTTACCATCACACTTAAGAGCTTTAAATGCCTCTCCAACATCCCCCAACAAGCTCAGAGATGAACAGGCTGCAAGTAGTAGCAGAGGAATCTATTTCTGTTGCATTCCTGTGCTATTATCAGCTGTCCTACACCTAATGAATTTTAACAGGCCCTGTCTGCTTTAAAAAGTAAATCACAACTAAACTAATTTCTCAAAGAAATTCTATTAAGGCTAAAACTCAAAGAAGGTGAAAAGTCTTTAGCTAAAAAGGCCAATAAAAATTGCTCATACTATTGATTCAATTGTCCTTTCCCCCTTACTAAGTTAATTATAACTTATTTTGTCTATAAAATAAATTTTCCTCCAGACAACAGAATCCAGAACAAGCAGGTTGAGACTAAGAATTTACTACATTACCTGTAACCATTACACATTATTAATAACTAATATTGATTCATGCTTCAGGTAGTCCAACACTTCACACCTCTATATGATGACAGGCAAGTCCCATTAACAGTCAAAATATTTCCAAAgtagttttctttttcagctaGTTTCATATTCCTTATGCAAGTTTGATCTTAATAGATAACAAAACACTGTTGTATTTAGGCATTTGTTCCTACTTCTAATGTTATTCCAGAATAAAATAGTCACTTACTGAGTTGATCCAAAGCTGATGGTGGCATAATTACTGCAGAAATGAGTAAGAATGCAAGATTAGGAAAAATATGAGTGCTTGAAGAGTACATAACATACAGTTTTATCACTCCTTTTACAATTTTTTGAGCCAGagattttatagaatcatagaatcaaccaggttggaagagacctccaagaccatctactccaacccagcacccagccctattcagtcaaccagaccatggcaccaagtgcctcatccaggctttccaggtgactccaccacctccctgggcagcccattccaatgccaatcactctctctgggaacaacttcctcctaacacccagcctagacctcccctggcacaaatggagactgtgtccccttgttctgttgctggttgtctgggagaagagaccaaccccaccccaccacaacctctcttcaggtagttgtagacagcaatgaggtctcccctgagtctcctcttcttcaggctaaacaaccccagctccctcagcctctcctcatagggtttgtgttcagtAGAATCAGTTATGATAAATACACCAGAAATTAAAGAGATATTAAGGGTTTACAAAACCTACTCCTACAGGCTTTCAAAAGGTAAGTCTGGACTTTTAGGTGCTCTTAAATTGACGTCTGTTCAAAACAACACAGCTTTAGCCTGACAGCCTAATGCTCACGAAGGAGGCCTCTCCCTCGGTAAGTTTTTTAATGACACACTTATGAGATCCACtcatcctccttccttcttaaaGCCCCACCCAGGATGCTCTCCTAGCCCCAGCCACAAAGCCAACACATCTCCCTGTTGTTCAGCGATATTTCTGCAGCCGGGGACAAAAGCTGCGTTATTCACACCAAGTCTTCTAAGCGGTTATTAGTCAAAATAAAACATGCACATactcttccctcctttctccaCATCAGACCTGTCATTCGGTCCAGCAAGCATGGACACCGAGAAGCAGCGGTATTGCGTGGAGAAGCGGTTCTGGAAAACCCGAGGGATGGTGTGATCGAACATATTAAAAGAGAACTGGAGCGGGAAACACAGATAACAACAAAGAGAAGAGCGCATTAATGGGGCTCCCACAGCGCTCCGAGGCGTCCCAGCGCGCAGCGAAGTTCGCTTCAGACGACGCTAAGGGGCCGCACTGCTGATGTCGCTGCGAGCTGAGGTGCCCCTCTTCGCCCCCCCGGGGAAGGACTTGTGCGTGCGGCGCTGCCCGGGGAGGCAGCAAATGGAAGCAGCGCACTGCCAGGCGACGCTGGAAACTTGCTCGGCTGAGCAGCCGACCTGGAGGAGGCAAGGCGCCTCGGCGAGGAGAAGCCGCCGAACCCACCGGGCACTGCCCGCAGCTGACGCTTCCCAGCTGCCTCGCTGCTCGCTGGCTTTGAGAACGCGCCCCAGCGGGGCGGCCAGCGGCGGAACGCGGGGCCCAGCCACCCGCCCGCCGTGACTCGGCACTTCCCCCGGCCGCCCCCCGGGCCTCACCATGGTGGCAGCGCAGCGGGGCAGCTCTACAGCTGCCCGGACAGGAACCAGCGGGCGAGAGGGCCGAGCTGCACCCCTCCGCGGCGGGTCGGGACTGTGGCCGCCGCGGCGCAGCCCACCGACGGCCCACCCGCCCGGCGTGCCCCTCCCAGCGTGCAGCGCGGTGCCCGCCTCTCGGGCGGCCATTCCGTGTGAGGGCGGAAGAAGAAGCCTCGCCCCTGCCAGAGTGGCCTTTGCGGAAACTTCCTTTGGCCACTTGGCAACTCCTCCATCGTGGGGGACTGGTGCGGGCCCTGCTGCCTCTCGGACGGGCTCACCGGGACGGCAAAGCACACAGTGTGCCGCAACAAAGATGGCAGATGTGGCAGCCAAAGCCCGTGCGGCACTGCCGGCTGAGCTGCTCTCGGGATTGGCCAGCTGCACGTGTCGCCACTGTGTTTTCCCAATGCCATTGGCCAAGACCCGGAATGGGCTGAACAGCCTTGTCCAATGGGCTCTGCGAACGGGGGACGAGCGCTTTTCCACTGGCCAGCCTGCCGTGACGAGAGACCAATGGGGAGCGGCGCTCGTTTGGCGCCCAGTTTGAGTGGGGGCCGCTCGGGGCTGCCGCTGTTCCTCTGCCGCTTCGCTGCAGCTTCTCTACCGCTCCCGCCATGTTCATCTCCGACTGCCGCCGGGAGTTTTACGACGTGATTGTCAACCAGGTGCGGGCGGCGGGCCGTAACCGGGGAGGGGATGGTGTCGTCGTGAATGTCCCGGAGGCGCCTCGAGTTGCCTTTCCTCAGGCCGCTCCCCTCAGGGCTGCGGCTTTTCCCGCCGCCTCACGGAGCGAGGACGACGCCAGGACGTCCCTAGCTCTTCTGACGGCTGCTGAGGCGCTCCAGTCCTGTGGCCGCGGAGGCTGTGAGGGCCGCGATGCCCGCGTCCCGGGGCTGCGGAGTCCGGCGGCGGAGAGCGCTGCTCTTCGGGCGGACGTAAGGCCCCAGGCCGCGCTGCGGCCTCAGACCTGCCAGTCTGCCCGGATTACAAAACTCTCCTCCCCGAGCCTGTCCCGGCGTTGGAAACCAGCgccaaagctgctgccagcGCGGCGGAATCTCGCCAAAGGTTTCCTTCCCTCTCGCGAGGGCTTTGGGCATTCGTGTGGATCTTTTGTCTAACCAAGACTTCCCCAGCTATTTTGGTTTGTTCCTTTGTTCGTCTTCTTTACGTATTTTTTAACTGCTTAGATCTTGTTTGTCCGGACGCTAAAGCTTTTTAATTCTCCATTCTCAAAGGTTTGTTTCTTACCCCGTTGGCTGCTTTCATTTTTCACCCGCAGTTAGCTTAGCTCTGTTCAGAGGGGATGTGCATGCTGAAGTGATAACGCTTTTGTTGGACAATCTCTTGGTATGTCTACTCGTGAAACGCTGTTATGGATTTGCAAATGAAAGCATTTCCCTCAGCAAAATAACCACCAAAAACCTAAGCCGCAAAAATACCTCCAGAGAAACGTTTTTGCCTAAATCAAGGTCATTTCAGGAGttgccttcctcttctttttttgatGCAGATTTTCTTCGGCCGAAACTGCTTCAGATCCCGTGCTGAAAACAGATCTTTCCAGTTGTAGGGCTGATGAACTCGGAACCTACCTTGCTATGTGCGGTTCGTAGGAGTCTGAATAGTTAGGTACCTTTCCTCAGAGCAGCTGACTGATTTTGAGTATGTGGagtttgtttttatttacagGGATGCAAATCATTTAATCTTGATTGCGGCATCCATTCAGAAGCAGTTCTGGTTTCTGATTAGAATGATCTGTAACCGAGATTTTATTCAACGTCAGACTCGCTATGGCCTtgggcaggctgatctagttggaggtgtccctgccgacTGCAGGGGCATTAGAcgagatgacttttgagggttccttccaacacaaTGAAATCTGCAAATTTCTCTCTTTGTGGTTTCATGGCGAATCCAGGCATTTCCTGTACCAGCACGCTAGATTTGGTGCCCATCTTAATGTGGTCATgctgtattattttttattttgcaGCGTGTTCTTCTTCTTGTTGCTTCAGATGTGGATGCACTGTGTGCTTGTAAAATACTGCAAGTAAGTCTTTGTTCATTATCATTGTAAATctaacagcaaaagaaaaaaacatcctgGGCTCCTCTTAATAGGAACAGGGGAGAGATTGAAGGTTTAATCTGCCTTTGTAGCTTGTTTTTTCTATGAGTTGTGACACTGAAATTTTGAAGTTGTACTCTGAAAGTTCATGAAGATTTGGCATTTAGAATATCTTCAAGATATTTGTGTGAAATAGAATTATAGTATGACACGGCATTGTAGAGGAGGTTGTTGCCCTTAACCTTTGCTAACAGCTGTTCGTTTCAtttcaggctttgtttcaatGTGATCATGTGCAATATACACTCGTCCCAGTGTCTGGATGGCAAGAACTTGAAACTGCCTTTCTTGAGCATAAAGATCAGGTGAAAAACACTGGAATATTCTTAAATTGCAGATCTTCTAATCTAGACATAAACTTATCCCTTTCCCTGACTTAAATGACCCATATTAGTCACCTCAAAACAGTGGTTAAATTTTAACATACCAATTACAAACTTCTAACATCAACTTAAACTAATGTGTTGTAGTTTTGATAGAGTCAAATTGAGTTTGCACATGTTTTGTGACATAAGAGCTGGTGATATTGGATGTCCAACAACCCCAAATTTGCTGTTTTGTCTtccaaatgttttctttctcaagGACCTCAAATATCAGAAACAAAATACATGTGCTTTGGAGGGTTTGTGAAAGGGTTTCAGTCTTCTGTGATTCCTGCTAACTGAAGTTaaaagcatctttttttttcttttctacttTTGCTGGCAGTTCAAATATTTTGTCCTTATTAATTGTGGTGCCAATGTTGACCTCCTGGAGAtcttgcagcctgaagaagataCCTTTTTTTTCGTCTGTGACAGCCACAGACCTATCAATGTCGTGAACGTTTACAATGACACTCAGGTAAACTCTTTTTTTGCCTAATAACAAACTTTGCACAGCGTGGGGGTGGGTGGTGTTGTGCTTTGCTGTGTTGTGCAAAACTGCAGCATTAGCTGGACTGTCACGAAGCACAGTTCATGGATATTTATAGTAGTATTGCACatgatcaggaaaaaaatctgctttcagTAATGAATTATATACTGCTAGCAGGGTGGTTATTTTTCAATAGTAAATGCCTGTTAATGCTGTTGCTATAGATCAAACTGCTAACAAATCCTATGATTAATGTCCTCCAGAATGTAACCTGTATTATTTCTCAGCAGCTAGCAACACGCAGAATTGGAGTTTAAGCAGAGGTTATTTGACAATGTGACTTTTAACAACTATAAAAGATGATCATTCTTTCAGTAGTGCTGTAACAAAACCCTTGGGGTTTCACTCTTTTCTAAATAAATATGGTCTTTGAATTAAAAAGCAGGTTTTTTGTTATGCTAGGAACTGGTCATAGCTAAGATTAATTTCAGTTTCTGTTACTAAATATCTGAAGTGTTCTCTTTGATCATTTGAAATGTATTTTAATCATTAAATAAGATTCTTTATttaaactactttttttttcttgctagaTTAAGCTGTTAGTTAAACAAGATGATGATCTTGATGTGCCTGCTTATGATGATATCTTCAGAGATGAagaggatgaagaggaggaCTCAGAAAATGAAGGTGATGAGTCAGAACCTTCAGAGAAACGTAGACGTTTTGAAGAGGTGTGTTTCTGCTACTTTGTTATGAAAAGAGGGGAAATAAGAGAGTTTTATGTACTTTACACCATTATAAGCAAGACATTTGTGTTTTATGTTCCATTAGATCACAAATTCCACTGTAGGATTTTATAACAATCTATTATCACCAATAGAGTTTTGTGTGCACAGAATGTTCCTGCGTCTGAACTGCACACAAATATTTTCTCTTTATAATAAAAAATTGATTCTGCCTTTTCAACTGACTCAAAGATTTCTGATTTTGTGCTGTGGGCTTTTCAGTCTAGCAGTACAACTTCTTTAGATATAAACTTCTGAAATAATTGTTTGAGAGAAGCTCACAAATAATTTATtgctacattttttttctggactTGTAGCAGCAATCTAACAAAATTATATTGTGGTAGGCACCAAAAATTAAATTTTGCATGCCTTATTTGTGGCATTATTTTCTATTTATGCCATATAAGGAAGCAAAAGTTTGAAGCTAGAATTTAAAATTACCATTAAATACATTAAAATTTAATGGCAATTAAAATGAAGTACACTGTCAGATTTCATACACATTCGATTTTATTGTTCTACTAACACTGTGCATTTTCTCTACTACTCTATAAAGGATGCTaactcagcaaaaaaaaatttaaagaaAATCTATATATTATATACAGAAGAGTTAGCCTCAAATCTGTTAAGTATTTCACAAAGATCTTGCTGATTTATTTGAGTttacaagctgctgctgctatttatGGAGCTTAATTACACAGTCAGTGCCTCTTTTTTTGAGCTTCCTTAATTAtctctctttttcctcattGCCCTTTTCACGATATAAAATGATAGGGTGCTATGTTACTAGTTTGGAATATACTGGGCCTCTCATTTGTGAAGGTCAGCAAGACTctctctttacagagagagtgatttcccattaaaatgggctgcccagggaggtggtggaggcatcgtccctggaggtgttcaagagcagactggatgaggcacttagtgccatggtctagttgactggatagggctgggggataggttggactggatgatcttggaggtctcttccaacctagttgattctatgataaacacCAGCACAGAAAGATGTCATGGCTTTAAAAAGTGTATTCCTTGGAAAAACGTTTGATTAGTAATGCTTTTCTCATTAGGTGTCACTAATaagaaaaatgcttttttttaatgaagactTTAATTAGTCTTCTTAATGCAGATTCAATCAGTAAAGTCTCTGGATAGGGGCTGCTTTTTTGCTAGCTTTTTAACACCCAAATAAATTTCCAGGATGTGATCGAGAGAACAATGAAAAGACGACAAAGGCGAGAATGGGAGGCACGCAGGTGTGTTTAACTTTTCTATCTTGCTTGTATCTCTTATTCTTTGATTAAAATCTTGTCAAGAATACAAAAGCATGACACTATGCTGCTTGATTTGCCAGATTCTTTGACTCAAATTTTATTATGAAACTGAAGAGATGCATTTACTGTATAAAAGTAAAATGCATAAAGAGAGGGTAGTTGTAAATAGTAGTTTATACATTTGAGTAGCTCTAGGTGCATTGCTTCACTTCTTTAGGAGCTGTAGTATTCTTGTCTACATTCAGGTAAAATTGatgcttctgttttcttcttttacaGTCTCACTACTGTCAATAGGAATAAGCAGGAGAATATTAGATTAAAAATGTGGGATTTAAAGAATCATTGGATaagtttttcctttttacttTCTGAGAACATTCCAGTGTCATTTTTCACATCATTACTAAAATCTAAAAAAATCCTTCTTAATCTTTCTGTCTTGCAGAAAAATCTTAAATCAAAACACCTCAATCTTTCTtccttacagaaaaaaaacaatttgTAGCTCctgttatttattttttaagtgcTAAAATGAAATCTAAATATTATTTCATGGTTCTTGCCTTTTTAATTTGCTTCAAGGACCAGTTCATGACTTAGTGaaatgtggcttttttttttcccttttcagacGAGAAATTCTGTTTGATTATGAGCAATATGAATATCATGGGACTTCAGTAAGTATAACTCTTGTCTGCCATAAAACACAAGGTGCTTATGTAGAGGCAGTTGAACAATATCTAATGTTCTAGTTATCTAATATTTCTTTACATTATCATAACATATGAACCCAATGAGATATAACAATGTTCTTACTATATATAAGATAAGTCATATATGTACAAGTAGCTGTACTTAGTACTTTAATGTTTTCTGGTCATGCCCATCCAATGTGCActgatgaatcacagaaacagtacTGCTAGACTGGCAGACAACAGCCAAAGCTAAGTCACAGTGGCAGTGGGGAGAATGATAAACCAGAACTGTTAACATTTTTGCTGTTTAATATATTTAATGTATGCATCAAAAAAACACTAATGTGATTTTTGTAGATCTTGCAAAACTATGTAGAAAATACTTTCTCAGAAGGACTTAATCATATGGGGAACTTATTTGCCTTTTGAAATGTCAGTGCATTTCAAACAACTCTTAAGACATCAAACTGTGCCTTCTGTCATCTGGCCTTTGGTCTGATTATTTTTATATTaagtgttgttttatttttaattcagcTTTGCAAAGCTctataaaatatttttcttgctGCTAATGTCTTAAAAAGTTACACCAGCATCGTCAGTCAAGTGTGATTTCTAGGGCTTTAGTAGCAGCCTAATGCTAGGCAAATTTAGCTGTGTTCTGTTTGTTTAATGAAGTGAGAGGTTTGTGCTCATTTATCCTGTCTTTTCGCTTTGCCCTCATATAGTCTGCAATGGTGATGTTTGATCTGGCGTGGATAATGTCTAAAGACTTGAATGACATGTTGTGGTATGTTTCCATTATCAATTTTCATGGAGGCTAGAAGCTTAAACTCATAGTAAAGAGAAGCAAGATTTCCCCAGATTATGTAATTTCAGTATGAGGCTGCAGTATTTCATGGAGGAGACATCTATGTAGATTCATTGCAAGCAATAGATATTGGGTGTGTGGTACCATAAGTGTAGGTCTGTTACAAAGGGAATAAATATGTAGCTTTGTAATTAACTTCTAGGTACAGC includes:
- the UFD1 gene encoding ubiquitin recognition factor in ER-associated degradation protein 1 codes for the protein MAAREAGTALHAGRGTPGGWAVGGLRRGGHSPDPPRRGAARPSRPLVPVRAAVELPRCAATMFSFNMFDHTIPRVFQNRFSTQYRCFSVSMLAGPNDRSDVEKGGKIIMPPSALDQLSRLNITYPMLFKLTNKNSDRMTHCGVLEFVADEGICYLPHWMMQNLLLEEGGLVQVESVNLQVATYSKFQPQSPDFLDITNPKAVLENALRNFACLTTGDVIAINYNEKIYELRVMETKPDKAVSIIECDMNVDFDAPLGYKEPERSTQHEETTDVEADHSGYVNDTGFRAFSGSGNRLDGKKKGVEPSPSPIKPGDIRRGIPNYDFKIGKITFIRNSRPAVKKAEEDESGSRFVAFSGEGQSLRKKGRKP